Proteins from one Erpetoichthys calabaricus chromosome 11, fErpCal1.3, whole genome shotgun sequence genomic window:
- the LOC127529536 gene encoding LITAF domain-containing protein-like: MEGAPSTPANPQYPPQSVSSYSAQGGLYPTPPTEHQVSVLPPYQGAPIVTAPPVMVQPAVTYNVINATLLDVPGQAICPKCNQQVLTDTTPVSGALTWISCSLIAFCGGILGCCCIPFCLNRCKDVRHTCPHCQQLLFIYKRM; the protein is encoded by the exons ATGGAGGGGGCACCAAGCACACCGGCAAACCCCCAATACCCCCCTCAGTCAGTCAGCTCCTACTCAGCACAAGGAGGGTTGTACCCGACTCCGCCCACAG AACACCAGGTCTCTGTTCTGCCACCTTACCAGGGTGCACCAATCGTGACAGCACCACCGGTGATGGTACAGCCAGCAG TGACCTACAATGTGATCAACGCTACCCTTCTGGATGTTCCTGGACAAGCCATCTGTCCCAAGTGCAACCAGCAGGTCCTCACCGACACCACACCTGTCTCAGGTGCCCTCACCTGGATCTCATGCAGCCTAATCGCTTTTTGTGG GGGTATTCTGGGCTGCTGCTGCATTCCTTTCTGTTTGAACCGGTGCAAGGATGTGCGGCACACATGCCCCCACTGCCAACAGCTGCTCTTCATCTACAAGCGCATGTGA